The following proteins come from a genomic window of Citrobacter europaeus:
- the rbsC gene encoding ribose ABC transporter permease, with protein sequence MTTQAVSGRRYFTKAWLLEQKSLIALLVLIAIVSTMSPNFFTVNNLFNILQQTSVNAIMAVGMTLVILTSGIDLSVGSLLALTGAVAASIVGIEVNALVAVAAALALGAAIGAVTGVIVAKGRVQAFIATLVMMLLLRGVTMVYTNGSPVNTGFTDNADLFGWFGIGRPLGVPTPVWIMGVVFLAAWYMLHHTRLGRYIYALGGNEAATRLSGISVSKIKIIVYSLCGLLASLAGIIEVARLSSAQPTAGTGYELDAIAAVVLGGTSLAGGKGRIVGTLIGALILGFLNNGLNLLGVSSYYQMIVKAVVILLAVLVDNKKQ encoded by the coding sequence ATGACTACCCAGGCTGTTTCTGGTCGCCGTTATTTCACTAAAGCATGGCTTCTGGAGCAAAAGTCGCTCATCGCTCTGCTAGTGCTGATCGCGATTGTTTCTACCATGAGCCCTAACTTTTTTACCGTTAATAACCTGTTCAACATTCTCCAGCAAACGTCGGTGAACGCCATCATGGCCGTCGGCATGACGCTGGTTATCCTGACGTCGGGTATCGATCTGTCAGTCGGTTCCTTGCTGGCGCTTACCGGCGCGGTTGCAGCTTCGATTGTAGGGATTGAAGTCAATGCGCTGGTGGCTGTTGCTGCGGCCCTGGCGCTCGGCGCTGCCATTGGCGCAGTCACCGGGGTGATTGTTGCAAAAGGCCGCGTGCAGGCGTTTATCGCAACTCTGGTGATGATGCTGCTGCTGCGCGGTGTAACCATGGTCTACACCAACGGCAGTCCGGTAAATACCGGGTTTACTGATAATGCCGATCTGTTTGGCTGGTTTGGTATTGGTCGTCCGTTAGGCGTCCCGACGCCTGTGTGGATCATGGGGGTTGTCTTCCTCGCGGCGTGGTACATGCTGCACCACACTCGTCTGGGCCGTTATATCTATGCGCTGGGCGGTAACGAAGCGGCAACGCGTCTGTCCGGTATCAGCGTCAGTAAAATCAAAATTATCGTTTACTCACTGTGCGGTCTGCTGGCATCGCTGGCGGGCATCATTGAAGTGGCTCGCCTCTCCTCTGCGCAACCAACGGCAGGCACTGGCTATGAGCTGGATGCTATCGCAGCGGTAGTGTTAGGCGGTACCAGCCTGGCGGGTGGTAAAGGACGTATTGTTGGGACGCTGATCGGCGCATTGATTCTTGGTTTCCTCAATAATGGTTTGAATTTGTTAGGTGTATCCTCCTATTACCAGATGATCGTTAAAGCGGTGGTGATTTTGCTGGCGGTACTGGTAGACAACAAAAAGCAGTAA
- the rbsB gene encoding ribose ABC transporter substrate-binding protein RbsB has protein sequence MNMKKLATLVSAVALSATVSANAMAKDTIALVVSTLNNPFFVSLKDGAQKEADKLGYNLVILDSQNNPAKELANVQDLTVRGTKILLINPTDSDAVGNAVKMANQAKIPVITLDRVASKGEVVSHIASDNVLGGKIAGDYIAKKAGEGAKVIELQGIAGTSAARERGEGFQQAVAAHKFNVLASQPADFDRTKGLNVMQNLLTAHPDVQAVFAQNDEMALGALRALQTAGKSDVMVVGFDGTPDGEKAVNDGKLAATIAQLPDQIGAKGVETADKVLKGEKVQAKYPVDLKLVIKQ, from the coding sequence ATGAACATGAAAAAACTGGCTACCCTGGTTTCTGCTGTTGCGCTGAGCGCCACCGTGAGCGCGAATGCGATGGCGAAAGATACCATTGCGCTGGTGGTCTCCACCCTCAACAACCCGTTCTTTGTTTCTCTGAAGGATGGGGCGCAAAAAGAGGCGGATAAGCTGGGCTACAACCTGGTGATTCTGGACTCACAGAACAACCCGGCGAAAGAGCTGGCTAACGTTCAGGATTTAACGGTTCGTGGAACTAAAATTCTGCTGATCAACCCGACCGACTCTGATGCCGTTGGTAACGCTGTGAAAATGGCTAACCAGGCTAAAATTCCGGTTATTACCCTTGACCGCGTTGCGTCCAAAGGCGAAGTGGTAAGCCACATTGCGTCTGATAACGTGCTGGGCGGCAAAATCGCGGGTGATTACATCGCGAAGAAAGCAGGTGAAGGCGCTAAAGTTATCGAACTGCAGGGTATTGCCGGTACTTCAGCGGCGCGTGAGCGTGGCGAAGGTTTCCAGCAGGCCGTTGCGGCACACAAATTTAACGTACTGGCCAGCCAGCCGGCAGACTTCGACCGCACCAAAGGTCTGAACGTCATGCAGAACCTGCTGACCGCGCATCCTGACGTGCAGGCCGTATTTGCCCAGAACGATGAAATGGCGCTTGGCGCGCTGCGCGCACTGCAAACTGCGGGTAAATCTGATGTGATGGTGGTTGGATTTGACGGCACTCCAGATGGCGAAAAAGCAGTAAATGATGGCAAACTGGCTGCGACCATTGCTCAGTTGCCGGATCAGATCGGCGCCAAAGGCGTTGAGACTGCGGATAAGGTCCTGAAAGGCGAGAAGGTTCAGGCTAAATATCCGGTTGACCTGAAGCTGGTCATCAAGCAGTAA
- the rbsK gene encoding ribokinase has protein sequence MKTAGNLVVLGSINADHILNLNSFPTPGETVTGSHYQVAFGGKGANQAVAAGRSGANIAFIACTGDDDIGESVRKQLAKDNIDIAPISVISGESTGVALIFVNGEGENVIGIHAGANAALSPALVEAQHERIAQASALLMQLESPIESVLAAAKIAHQNKTTVALNPAPARELSDELLALVDIITPNETEAEKLTGIRVENDEDAAKAAQALHAKGIDTVLITLGSRGVWASVKGEGQRVPGFKVDAVDTIAAGDTFNGALITALLEETPLPEAIRFAHAAAAIAVTRKGAQPSVPWREEIEAFLSQQR, from the coding sequence ATGAAAACCGCAGGCAACCTCGTTGTTCTTGGCAGTATCAATGCCGATCACATCCTTAATCTTAATTCTTTCCCGACACCTGGTGAAACCGTAACCGGTAGCCATTATCAGGTCGCATTTGGCGGTAAAGGCGCGAATCAGGCTGTTGCTGCGGGTCGTAGTGGCGCGAATATCGCATTTATTGCCTGTACAGGCGATGATGATATTGGCGAAAGTGTTCGTAAACAGTTAGCCAAAGATAATATCGATATTGCGCCGATTAGCGTAATTTCGGGGGAATCGACCGGTGTGGCGTTGATCTTTGTGAATGGTGAAGGCGAGAACGTCATCGGTATTCATGCTGGTGCGAACGCAGCGCTTTCGCCAGCTCTGGTGGAAGCACAGCATGAGCGTATTGCGCAGGCGTCAGCCTTACTGATGCAGTTAGAGTCGCCGATCGAAAGCGTACTGGCTGCGGCAAAGATTGCACATCAAAATAAGACCACGGTTGCCCTGAATCCGGCTCCGGCACGTGAACTTTCTGACGAACTGCTGGCGCTGGTGGATATTATTACCCCGAATGAAACCGAGGCTGAAAAGCTGACGGGGATCCGGGTCGAAAACGATGAAGACGCGGCCAAAGCGGCGCAGGCATTGCACGCGAAGGGGATCGATACGGTACTGATTACCTTAGGCAGTCGCGGAGTATGGGCCAGCGTAAAGGGTGAAGGTCAGCGTGTGCCAGGGTTTAAAGTTGACGCTGTTGATACCATTGCCGCTGGGGATACCTTTAACGGCGCGTTAATTACAGCGTTACTGGAAGAGACTCCGCTGCCTGAAGCTATCCGTTTTGCACATGCCGCTGCGGCGATTGCGGTCACTCGTAAAGGTGCGCAGCCTTCCGTTCCATGGCGCGAAGAAATAGAAGCGTTTTTAAGTCAGCAGAGGTAA
- the rbsR gene encoding ribose operon transcriptional repressor RbsR: MATMKDVARLAGVSTSTVSHVINKDRFVSESVTDKVQAAIKELNYAPSALARSLKLNQTRTIGMLITASTNPFYSELVRGVERSCFERGYSLVLCNTEGDEQRMNRNLETLMQKRVDGLLLLCTETHQPSREIMQRYPSIPTVMMDWSPFDGESDLIQDNSLLGGDLATQHLIEKGFTRIACITGPLDKTPARLRLEGYRAAMKRAGLPVPEGYEITGDFEFGGGFEAMQTLLSHKQRPQAVFTGNDAMAVGAYQALYQSGLRIPQDMAVVGYDDIELARYMTPPLTTIHQPKDELGELAIDVLIHRMAQPALQQQRLQLTPVLMERGSV, from the coding sequence TTGGCTACAATGAAGGATGTCGCCCGCCTGGCGGGTGTTTCCACGTCGACGGTTTCTCACGTCATTAATAAAGATCGCTTTGTCAGTGAGTCTGTCACAGACAAAGTGCAAGCGGCGATTAAAGAGCTTAACTATGCCCCCTCCGCGCTGGCGCGTAGTCTCAAGTTAAACCAGACCCGCACTATTGGCATGTTAATCACTGCCAGTACCAATCCCTTCTATTCTGAGCTGGTGCGCGGCGTTGAACGTAGCTGTTTTGAGCGCGGTTACAGCCTGGTGCTGTGCAATACCGAAGGCGATGAACAGCGCATGAACCGTAATCTGGAAACGCTGATGCAAAAACGCGTGGACGGTTTGCTGCTGCTCTGTACGGAAACACATCAGCCTTCCAGAGAGATAATGCAGCGTTATCCTTCTATACCAACCGTGATGATGGACTGGTCGCCTTTTGATGGTGAAAGCGATCTGATTCAGGATAACTCCCTGCTGGGCGGGGATTTAGCCACGCAACATCTTATCGAAAAAGGTTTTACGCGCATTGCCTGCATTACCGGGCCGCTGGATAAAACTCCGGCGCGTTTACGTCTGGAAGGATATCGGGCGGCCATGAAGCGGGCGGGCTTGCCTGTCCCGGAAGGCTACGAGATTACCGGTGACTTTGAGTTCGGCGGCGGCTTTGAAGCTATGCAAACGTTGCTATCGCATAAACAGCGACCGCAGGCCGTTTTTACCGGCAATGATGCAATGGCGGTCGGCGCGTATCAGGCTCTGTACCAGTCGGGATTGCGTATTCCGCAGGATATGGCGGTGGTGGGTTATGACGATATCGAGCTGGCGCGCTATATGACGCCACCCCTGACGACCATTCACCAACCAAAAGATGAACTGGGCGAACTGGCCATCGATGTGTTAATTCATCGGATGGCGCAGCCCGCATTGCAGCAGCAGCGCCTGCAACTTACTCCTGTTTTGATGGAGCGGGGGTCGGTTTAG
- the mdtD gene encoding multidrug transporter subunit MdtD: protein MSEKKSRSMAGLPWIAAMAFFMQALDATILNTALPAIAHSLNRSPLAMQSAIISYTLTVAMLIPVSGWLADRFGTRRVFMIAVSLFTLGSLACALSSSLSELVIFRIIQGIGGAMMMPVARLALLRAYPRSELLPVLNFVTMPGLVGPILGPVLGGVLVTWASWHWIFLINIPIGVAGIFYARKYMPNFTTPRRSFDMTGFFLFGLSLVLFSSGVELFGEKLVATWIALSIILASILLLLAYIRHARRHPTPLISLPIFKTRTFSVGIAGNLATRLGTGCVPFLMPLMLQVGFGYPALIAGCMMAPTALGSILAKSMVTQVLRRLGYRTTLVGVTVFIGLMIAQFALQSPAMPVWMLILPLFILGMAMSTQFTSMNTITLADLTDENASSGNSVLAVTQQLSISLGVAISAAVLRIYEGMEGTNTVEQFHYTFITMGAITVVSALMFMLLKAKDGRNLIKERHKPKPTPAPSKQE, encoded by the coding sequence ATGTCAGAAAAGAAATCACGCAGTATGGCCGGGCTGCCGTGGATAGCAGCCATGGCCTTTTTTATGCAGGCACTAGACGCCACAATCCTCAATACCGCCTTACCCGCAATAGCACATAGTCTTAACCGCTCTCCGCTCGCCATGCAGTCGGCCATTATCAGCTACACCCTGACGGTCGCCATGCTTATCCCGGTGAGTGGATGGCTGGCAGACAGGTTCGGCACCCGGCGCGTCTTTATGATTGCCGTTAGCCTGTTTACATTGGGATCGCTGGCCTGTGCGCTGTCCAGCTCCCTAAGCGAACTGGTGATTTTCCGCATCATTCAGGGCATCGGCGGCGCCATGATGATGCCCGTTGCCCGTCTGGCATTATTGCGAGCTTACCCCCGCAGCGAACTGCTTCCCGTGCTTAACTTCGTAACCATGCCTGGACTTGTAGGGCCGATTTTAGGTCCGGTATTGGGCGGTGTACTGGTCACATGGGCTAGCTGGCACTGGATATTCCTGATTAATATTCCAATTGGCGTGGCAGGTATCTTCTATGCACGCAAATATATGCCGAACTTCACCACGCCGCGCCGCAGTTTTGATATGACCGGTTTCTTTCTGTTTGGTTTGAGCCTGGTGTTGTTTTCCAGCGGGGTAGAGCTTTTCGGTGAGAAGCTTGTCGCAACCTGGATAGCGCTCAGTATTATCCTTGCCAGCATTTTGTTACTGCTTGCCTACATTCGCCATGCGCGTCGTCACCCAACGCCGCTGATATCGCTTCCTATATTTAAAACCCGAACCTTTTCTGTCGGGATCGCCGGAAACCTCGCCACTCGTCTGGGTACAGGGTGCGTGCCTTTCTTAATGCCGCTGATGTTGCAGGTAGGCTTTGGTTACCCGGCGCTGATAGCCGGTTGCATGATGGCGCCAACGGCACTGGGATCAATACTGGCGAAATCAATGGTGACGCAGGTACTGCGCCGGCTCGGCTACAGGACCACACTGGTCGGCGTTACGGTGTTTATCGGCCTGATGATTGCGCAGTTCGCGCTGCAATCTCCCGCCATGCCGGTCTGGATGCTGATCCTACCGTTGTTCATTTTAGGTATGGCGATGTCCACCCAGTTTACCTCAATGAATACTATCACTTTAGCGGATCTGACCGATGAAAACGCCAGTAGCGGCAACAGCGTGCTGGCTGTCACTCAGCAGTTATCAATCAGTTTAGGGGTCGCCATCAGCGCCGCCGTTCTGCGAATCTATGAAGGTATGGAAGGAACCAATACGGTCGAGCAGTTCCACTACACCTTTATAACGATGGGCGCTATCACGGTAGTGTCTGCGCTGATGTTCATGCTGCTAAAAGCCAAAGATGGACGCAACCTGATTAAAGAGCGACATAAGCCTAAACCGACCCCCGCTCCATCAAAACAGGAGTAA
- a CDS encoding FadR family transcriptional regulator, with amino-acid sequence MPLNAQQLAAQKNLSYVLAEKLAQRILKGEYAPGAILPGEIELGDQFGVSRTAVREAVKTLTAKGMVLPRPRIGTRVMPQANWNFLDQELLTWWMTEDNFPQVIKHFLVMRISLEPQACSLAATIGTAEQKAHLNTLMEEMVELKRNFRRERWIEVDIAWHEHIYEMSANPFLISFASLFHSVYQTYFTSITYNDVVKLDLHQAIVDAIDDSDGDRAFTACQALLIAPNVLPDK; translated from the coding sequence ATGCCGTTAAATGCCCAACAGCTAGCCGCACAGAAAAACCTGTCCTACGTTCTGGCCGAAAAGCTGGCTCAGCGAATATTAAAAGGTGAATACGCACCAGGCGCGATATTGCCTGGCGAAATAGAGCTGGGCGATCAGTTTGGCGTGAGTCGCACTGCGGTAAGAGAAGCGGTAAAAACGTTAACGGCAAAAGGTATGGTATTACCGCGCCCGCGTATTGGTACACGCGTCATGCCGCAAGCAAACTGGAACTTCCTCGATCAGGAACTGCTCACCTGGTGGATGACGGAAGATAATTTCCCACAGGTCATTAAACATTTTCTGGTGATGCGTATCAGCCTGGAGCCTCAGGCGTGTTCACTGGCGGCGACCATAGGCACGGCAGAACAGAAAGCGCATCTCAACACGCTGATGGAAGAGATGGTCGAGCTGAAAAGAAACTTCAGACGCGAGCGCTGGATTGAAGTTGATATTGCATGGCATGAACACATCTATGAAATGAGTGCGAATCCGTTCCTTATATCCTTTGCATCACTGTTTCATTCCGTTTACCAGACCTACTTTACTTCTATTACCTATAACGACGTGGTTAAACTGGATCTGCACCAGGCCATTGTTGATGCAATTGATGATAGCGATGGCGATCGCGCCTTCACTGCCTGTCAGGCATTGCTGATAGCACCAAACGTGCTACCGGATAAATAA